A region of Fibrobacter succinogenes subsp. succinogenes S85 DNA encodes the following proteins:
- a CDS encoding pyridoxal phosphate-dependent aminotransferase — MLSSRLPKDLSPSPFFAELERAKADVLAECAEANSLPFIDMTVSSPVKAGLPVDLDDAVDEGRKAFGNWSPDAAGWKSAREAVVEYYRQRGGNFTAGQIILTASTSEAYSVLFKTFCDPGDVILTPMPGYPLLDTLAQLEHLECAPYFLKLKRERFDKLTDLKKVTERRSAPAEVNAFRFVLDSDSLLAAPERAKILLLVSPHNPTGHCISREEWNEAVRFCEENNMILVVDEVFGDYAFSDKVSRTWQYVFDSCHPERNEVESMDLWDAGGGDFINLPEDGPKCPIFWLNGLSKAVGSPQLKLGWMAFYAPRENFEEIRAALEFVEDAYLSVSAPAQALGISLLPKASAYESKVLDRLQQNWQTLREAFPSKYCPEVLGGWYAVVRLGDDDEELTLRLLREKHVLVQPGFFFDFDEDGWVVMSLLQDPAIFKEAIQRIKQ; from the coding sequence ATGCTTTCATCTCGACTTCCTAAAGATCTTTCTCCGTCGCCGTTCTTTGCTGAACTGGAACGCGCCAAGGCCGATGTTCTTGCTGAGTGCGCCGAAGCAAACTCGCTTCCGTTTATCGACATGACGGTGAGCTCGCCTGTGAAGGCTGGCTTGCCGGTGGATTTGGATGATGCGGTTGATGAAGGTCGTAAAGCTTTTGGCAACTGGAGTCCAGATGCGGCGGGTTGGAAATCGGCACGCGAGGCGGTGGTGGAGTATTACCGGCAGCGCGGTGGTAATTTTACCGCGGGGCAGATTATCCTTACTGCAAGTACGAGCGAAGCTTATTCTGTGCTTTTCAAGACGTTCTGCGATCCGGGCGATGTGATTTTGACGCCGATGCCAGGCTATCCGCTACTTGATACGCTTGCGCAGCTTGAACATTTGGAATGTGCACCGTACTTTTTGAAGTTGAAACGTGAGCGGTTCGACAAGCTCACCGACCTTAAAAAGGTCACTGAGCGGCGCTCTGCGCCAGCCGAAGTGAACGCGTTCCGCTTTGTTCTGGATTCCGATAGTTTGCTTGCGGCGCCGGAGCGTGCGAAAATTTTATTGCTCGTCTCGCCGCATAACCCGACGGGGCATTGCATCTCGCGTGAAGAATGGAACGAGGCGGTGCGATTCTGCGAAGAGAACAACATGATTCTCGTCGTTGATGAAGTTTTCGGTGATTACGCCTTCTCGGATAAAGTCTCACGCACTTGGCAATACGTTTTTGACTCGTGTCATCCTGAGCGAAACGAAGTGGAGTCGATGGATCTCTGGGATGCGGGTGGAGGCGACTTTATCAATCTTCCCGAAGACGGTCCAAAATGCCCGATTTTCTGGCTGAACGGCTTAAGCAAAGCCGTTGGTTCGCCGCAGCTAAAGCTCGGCTGGATGGCATTCTACGCTCCGCGCGAAAATTTCGAAGAAATTCGCGCGGCTCTCGAATTCGTCGAAGACGCATACTTGAGCGTCTCTGCACCTGCGCAGGCACTTGGCATTTCGCTTTTGCCTAAGGCTTCTGCTTACGAATCTAAAGTCCTCGATCGCTTGCAACAAAATTGGCAGACGCTTCGCGAAGCGTTTCCGTCCAAGTATTGCCCTGAAGTTCTCGGCGGCTGGTACGCCGTTGTGCGTCTCGGCGATGACGACGAAGAACTCACGCTTCGCTTGTTGCGTGAAAAGCATGTGCTTGTGCAGCCTGGTTTCTTCTTTGACTTTGACGAAGACGGTTGGGTTGTGATGAGCTTGTTGCAAGACCCTGCGATTTTCAAAGAAGCGATTCAACGCATTAAGCAATAA
- a CDS encoding glycoside hydrolase family 9 protein: protein MLKKSFLAGLAVFGLAFTDSFAALSTDDYVEAAWMTTRFFGAQRSGQGPNWILDGTNNPTSFTKDSYNGKDVSGGWFDCGDHVMYGQSQGYSSYVLALAFAEFTTGFYDLYTGDYTDYKASKDYTRKGGKPNDVRDLLEELRYEADFWVKAAIDENNFVTVKGNGNQDHMKWVTAGAMSKLGTGDGGEPREITGNANDAYTPGMAAAMLAVMARIDPDESARAKYLKAAKTAFAYSKKHKGVTNSQGFYESSWWNGIWEDGPFLAALELYRTTKEETYKTEAKNFYDKIDFGKNGFSRFSYPDASPLSDLLGEFVFGWNPLGDYAGVQNYLDNMYLNVTDSKGIFNKDAKGPGTFPTRSPAGGAYLYALYAKFAQDDSYDEAIEKNIAFLLGDNSNKKSYVVGFNRNGANAPTRPHHRGYYGNEDPGRDVNGAGSPPEKNKLLGGMIAGDFTSGSHNGSTADWQVNEVCVDLNAPLVGALGYILSKKAPVEKVASDVEDPEEQKKKEEEERKKKEEEEKKHQEEGIISGRVLNTNAFSIVRGTSSITINSANSVPFKVQVFGLNGKLDQEFTSKGATLNVSLKNKGMQIIKVTSKNATKTFKVNNY from the coding sequence ATGTTAAAAAAGTCTTTTTTAGCAGGCCTTGCTGTATTTGGCCTCGCATTCACCGATAGCTTTGCTGCTTTGAGCACGGACGATTACGTCGAAGCTGCATGGATGACCACACGATTCTTTGGAGCGCAGCGCTCTGGTCAAGGTCCGAACTGGATCTTGGACGGCACGAATAATCCGACCAGCTTTACAAAGGATAGCTACAACGGCAAAGACGTGAGCGGTGGTTGGTTCGACTGCGGCGACCACGTGATGTACGGTCAGTCCCAAGGTTACTCCTCTTACGTTTTGGCACTCGCATTTGCCGAATTTACGACAGGCTTTTACGACCTCTACACTGGCGATTACACCGACTATAAGGCTAGCAAGGATTACACCCGCAAGGGCGGCAAGCCTAACGACGTGCGTGACCTCCTTGAAGAACTCCGCTATGAAGCCGATTTCTGGGTCAAGGCAGCAATCGACGAAAACAACTTCGTGACCGTGAAGGGAAACGGCAACCAGGACCACATGAAGTGGGTGACTGCAGGTGCCATGAGCAAGCTCGGTACTGGTGACGGTGGCGAACCGCGCGAAATCACAGGAAACGCCAATGACGCCTACACGCCGGGTATGGCTGCAGCAATGCTCGCCGTGATGGCTCGTATCGACCCCGATGAATCAGCACGCGCCAAGTACTTGAAGGCCGCAAAGACTGCATTTGCCTATTCCAAGAAGCACAAGGGCGTTACGAATTCCCAGGGATTCTACGAAAGCAGCTGGTGGAACGGCATTTGGGAAGACGGTCCGTTCCTTGCCGCCTTGGAACTTTACCGCACGACCAAGGAAGAAACTTACAAGACCGAAGCCAAGAATTTCTACGACAAGATTGACTTCGGCAAAAACGGATTCTCCCGCTTTAGCTACCCGGATGCAAGCCCGCTCTCGGACCTTCTCGGCGAATTCGTTTTCGGGTGGAACCCGCTCGGTGACTACGCCGGCGTGCAGAACTACCTCGACAACATGTACCTCAACGTCACGGACAGCAAGGGTATTTTCAACAAGGACGCCAAGGGCCCGGGTACATTCCCGACTCGCTCTCCGGCAGGCGGTGCATACCTCTATGCCCTTTACGCCAAGTTTGCACAAGACGATTCTTATGACGAAGCCATCGAAAAGAATATTGCATTCCTTCTCGGCGATAACAGCAATAAGAAGTCCTACGTTGTCGGTTTCAACCGCAATGGCGCTAACGCTCCGACAAGACCGCATCACCGCGGCTACTACGGCAACGAAGACCCGGGTCGCGATGTGAACGGCGCAGGTTCTCCTCCGGAAAAGAACAAGCTCTTGGGCGGCATGATTGCAGGCGACTTCACAAGTGGCAGCCACAACGGTTCTACAGCAGACTGGCAGGTAAACGAAGTTTGTGTGGACTTGAATGCTCCGCTCGTCGGCGCACTCGGCTACATCTTGAGCAAGAAGGCTCCTGTGGAAAAGGTCGCAAGTGACGTTGAAGACCCAGAAGAACAGAAGAAGAAAGAAGAAGAGGAACGTAAAAAGAAAGAGGAAGAAGAAAAGAAGCACCAAGAAGAAGGGATCATTTCTGGTCGCGTTTTGAATACAAATGCATTCAGCATTGTCCGCGGCACTTCCTCGATTACGATCAACAGCGCAAATTCTGTTCCGTTCAAAGTTCAGGTTTTCGGTCTTAACGGCAAACTTGATCAGGAATTCACTAGCAAGGGAGCAACCTTGAATGTAAGCCTCAAGAATAAGGGTATGCAGATCATCAAGGTTACCTCCAAGAACGCCACCAAGACGTTCAAGGTGAATAATTACTAA
- a CDS encoding cellulase family glycosylhydrolase has product MKKVFALLTCAAVTSAMAVTASRVGPVSTYGELVANGGKLSGSCPEYSQKAVQVKGMSLFWSSGNTYSTDFYSEKGINRLVDDMGIEVVRFALGAADEKFNSSGRSYTTGGEGFQKALLKSVVNAAIDKDIYVIIDWHIESSDGFTSDAVKFFEYAAQEYGQYNNVIFEIWNEPTGSMEAVKQHADQVIPVIRKYSDNLILVGSPGWSSQPNACASAGINDKNYGCTLHFYAATHYMGDGGYNKAAETAMAAGVPVFATEWGTVNANGDGQPDEGSSNKWVEWMAQKGVSWTNWNASAMNETSAAFANAVFENGFTYTNSGKYVKGKLGGASYKDCGLQNGSASEESGFSAGVANGATTSILDDMEDGDRYGYLGGAWAAVEDQENGGASSISNEKIEDDFGNTTYKVVYPVSGDTKNTSKYVAALKDVKIGKGSLTYGPYIKMFLTLLKEPAKDSPKAYADFSKCKTIKYKYKGASHNFAIETTDVTDYNYHRVNKDASEGWKEVEITTDMLKQETWGDDSRSKPIKMENATRLSWEIKGLEKVPDDMNQPKYPYLYVDDVKCDGLSFTAVSGGASENPKSSSSAAVGQSSSSVVAGSSSSAKATSSSSAIVPGSSATVTYKTVVDIDDVEDLDEVLKTKGTWYAYTDKEPGGKSSISNVYDQKLGGYVVAFPGTEDPTNGTKGFVGLKDINWDQGTYTEAPFVALGLNTNADTSKGIDLSKCGAISYRYKGSAHTFKVQDGSVTDYAYHEYPLDDSQVWKTMVINIEDIAQPNWTQDPKDLNWGAIKKMAWEVIGYKGIVYQPTINYLYVDDLKCVEVPKVGFKTVARAASGIKVGFKGNMLNVNFAKAGEARIQVFDMMGHVVDSRVANVSAGANQFSLKNMANGNYVVRVMMNGAAKTARISIK; this is encoded by the coding sequence ATGAAAAAAGTCTTCGCATTATTGACGTGCGCTGCCGTGACCTCTGCCATGGCAGTGACTGCTAGCCGTGTTGGTCCGGTGAGCACATACGGTGAACTCGTCGCAAATGGTGGCAAGCTTTCTGGTTCTTGCCCGGAATACTCTCAAAAGGCTGTTCAAGTCAAGGGTATGAGCCTCTTCTGGAGCTCGGGCAACACCTATTCTACCGACTTCTACTCTGAAAAGGGCATCAACCGTTTGGTTGACGACATGGGTATCGAAGTTGTGCGTTTTGCTCTTGGTGCCGCTGACGAAAAGTTCAACAGCTCGGGCCGTTCTTACACGACGGGTGGCGAAGGCTTCCAGAAGGCTTTGCTCAAGTCTGTGGTGAACGCTGCTATTGACAAAGACATTTACGTGATTATCGACTGGCACATCGAAAGCTCTGACGGTTTTACGTCTGACGCTGTCAAGTTCTTTGAATACGCAGCTCAGGAATATGGCCAGTATAACAACGTGATTTTCGAAATTTGGAACGAACCGACCGGAAGCATGGAAGCCGTGAAGCAGCATGCCGATCAGGTTATTCCGGTAATTCGTAAGTATTCTGATAACCTCATCCTCGTGGGTAGCCCGGGATGGTCCAGCCAGCCGAATGCTTGCGCTTCCGCAGGCATCAACGACAAGAACTATGGTTGTACGCTCCACTTCTATGCCGCAACTCACTATATGGGCGATGGCGGTTACAACAAGGCTGCAGAAACGGCTATGGCTGCAGGTGTGCCTGTGTTTGCTACCGAATGGGGTACCGTCAATGCTAACGGTGATGGCCAGCCGGATGAAGGCTCCAGCAACAAGTGGGTAGAATGGATGGCTCAGAAGGGCGTGTCCTGGACGAACTGGAACGCTTCTGCCATGAACGAAACTTCTGCTGCATTTGCTAATGCCGTGTTTGAAAATGGTTTCACTTACACCAATTCTGGTAAGTATGTGAAGGGCAAGCTCGGTGGTGCATCTTATAAGGATTGCGGCCTCCAGAATGGTTCTGCTTCTGAAGAAAGTGGCTTCTCTGCTGGCGTTGCCAATGGCGCTACAACTTCCATTCTCGATGACATGGAAGATGGCGACCGTTATGGTTACCTCGGTGGTGCATGGGCTGCTGTTGAAGACCAGGAAAACGGTGGCGCAAGCTCTATTTCTAACGAAAAGATTGAAGATGACTTTGGCAACACGACCTATAAGGTTGTCTACCCGGTCAGCGGCGATACCAAGAATACGTCCAAGTATGTTGCAGCCCTTAAGGATGTTAAGATCGGTAAGGGTTCCCTTACTTACGGTCCGTACATCAAGATGTTCCTCACGCTCTTGAAGGAACCAGCAAAGGATTCCCCGAAGGCTTATGCAGACTTCTCCAAGTGCAAGACCATCAAGTACAAGTACAAGGGTGCAAGCCATAACTTCGCCATCGAAACGACCGATGTTACCGACTACAACTATCACCGCGTGAACAAGGACGCTTCTGAAGGTTGGAAGGAAGTCGAAATTACGACGGATATGTTGAAGCAGGAAACCTGGGGTGACGATTCTCGCTCCAAGCCGATCAAGATGGAAAACGCAACTCGTCTTTCTTGGGAAATCAAGGGCCTCGAAAAGGTTCCGGACGATATGAACCAGCCCAAGTATCCGTACCTCTATGTGGATGACGTGAAGTGCGACGGTCTTTCCTTCACTGCCGTTAGCGGTGGTGCTAGCGAAAATCCGAAGTCCTCTTCTAGTGCTGCAGTTGGTCAGAGCTCTTCTTCTGTTGTTGCTGGTTCTTCTAGCAGCGCAAAGGCAACTTCTTCTTCTAGCGCAATCGTTCCGGGTTCTTCTGCTACGGTAACCTACAAGACTGTTGTCGATATCGACGATGTTGAAGATCTTGACGAAGTTCTCAAGACAAAGGGTACCTGGTACGCTTACACGGATAAGGAACCGGGTGGAAAGTCCTCTATTTCTAACGTCTATGACCAGAAGCTTGGTGGCTATGTGGTTGCCTTCCCGGGTACTGAAGATCCGACGAATGGCACTAAGGGCTTTGTGGGCTTGAAGGACATCAATTGGGATCAGGGAACCTATACGGAAGCTCCGTTTGTGGCTCTCGGCCTCAACACGAATGCTGATACCTCCAAGGGTATTGACTTGAGCAAGTGCGGTGCTATCAGCTACCGTTACAAGGGTTCCGCTCATACCTTCAAGGTTCAGGATGGTTCTGTGACGGACTACGCTTACCACGAATATCCGCTTGATGATTCCCAGGTTTGGAAGACCATGGTCATCAATATCGAAGACATTGCTCAGCCGAACTGGACTCAAGATCCGAAGGACCTCAACTGGGGTGCTATCAAGAAGATGGCTTGGGAAGTCATTGGCTACAAGGGCATTGTCTATCAGCCGACAATCAACTACCTCTATGTGGATGATCTCAAGTGCGTCGAAGTGCCGAAGGTCGGCTTCAAGACGGTTGCTCGCGCTGCTAGCGGCATCAAGGTCGGCTTCAAGGGCAATATGCTCAACGTGAACTTTGCAAAGGCTGGTGAAGCACGTATCCAGGTGTTCGACATGATGGGTCACGTTGTTGACAGCCGTGTTGCTAACGTCTCTGCCGGTGCAAACCAGTTCTCTCTCAAGAACATGGCTAACGGCAACTACGTTGTGCGTGTGATGATGAACGGTGCAGCAAAGACTGCTCGTATCTCCATCAAGTAA
- the tgt gene encoding tRNA guanosine(34) transglycosylase Tgt has protein sequence MNRFELKKTSKKSKARLGVLHTDHGDIQTPIFMPVGTEATVKAVTPAQLKEDIKAQIILANTYHLYLRPTTPKIAAAGGIHKFMSWNGPVLTDSGGFQVWSLKELRKIKPEGVEFRSILDGSKHFFSPASVMNAQREIGADIIMALDECTPYPSTVKEAEHSLNYTLRWTAEAMEWLKEHPPIHGYDQQFFGIIQGGMHTHLRKQAIERIAELGPDGYAMGGLSVGEPTETMYEIADFCTDYLPTDHPRYVMGVGTPWNLLELIGRGVDMFDCVMPTRNARNGMLFTSEGVLRYKAARHAEEYDKPVDPNCDCYCCRNFSRAYLRHLHHAGESLGYTLASIHNLHFYLHLMQEAKDHLADDTFEEWAKAKCEVLQRNLE, from the coding sequence ATGAACCGTTTTGAACTGAAAAAGACGTCGAAGAAATCCAAGGCCCGTCTAGGAGTTTTGCACACCGACCACGGCGACATCCAAACGCCGATTTTTATGCCGGTAGGCACTGAAGCGACCGTAAAGGCCGTAACGCCCGCACAACTCAAAGAAGACATCAAGGCACAGATTATCCTCGCCAACACGTACCACTTGTACTTGCGCCCCACAACGCCGAAGATTGCTGCCGCAGGCGGCATCCACAAGTTCATGAGCTGGAACGGCCCGGTGCTCACAGACAGTGGCGGATTCCAGGTGTGGAGCTTGAAGGAACTTCGCAAGATTAAGCCCGAAGGCGTGGAATTCAGAAGCATTTTGGACGGTTCCAAGCACTTTTTTAGCCCGGCAAGCGTGATGAACGCCCAGCGCGAAATTGGCGCTGATATCATCATGGCGCTTGACGAATGCACTCCTTACCCGAGCACGGTCAAGGAAGCGGAACACAGCTTAAATTACACGCTCCGCTGGACCGCCGAAGCGATGGAATGGCTCAAGGAACATCCGCCGATTCACGGCTACGATCAGCAGTTCTTTGGCATCATCCAGGGTGGCATGCACACGCACTTGCGCAAGCAGGCCATCGAACGCATCGCAGAACTCGGCCCCGATGGCTACGCCATGGGCGGACTTTCCGTCGGTGAACCGACCGAAACAATGTACGAGATTGCAGACTTCTGCACGGACTACTTGCCGACAGACCATCCGCGCTATGTGATGGGCGTCGGAACGCCGTGGAACTTGCTGGAATTGATCGGTCGCGGCGTTGACATGTTCGACTGCGTGATGCCGACGCGCAATGCCCGTAACGGCATGCTCTTCACAAGCGAAGGCGTGCTCCGCTACAAGGCAGCCCGCCACGCCGAAGAATACGACAAGCCAGTCGACCCGAATTGCGACTGCTACTGCTGCCGCAACTTCAGCCGCGCCTACTTGCGTCACCTGCACCACGCCGGCGAATCGCTCGGCTACACGCTCGCCAGCATCCACAATTTGCACTTCTACCTGCACTTGATGCAAGAAGCGAAGGACCACCTTGCCGATGATACTTTTGAAGAGTGGGCCAAAGCTAAATGCGAAGTGTTGCAAAGAAACCTTGAATAA
- the murD gene encoding UDP-N-acetylmuramoyl-L-alanine--D-glutamate ligase: MQNTLVSPVGILGFGVEGQSTLHYLFREGIKDIVVMDKNPVTLPDVPAGVNVKVSSGENYLDGLKDCVTVVRSAGVYPMSPELFKFQMNGGLMTSQIQLFLEQTQSKATVGVTGTLGKGSTVSMISHILDKCGKANAIGGNFGVPALDLLEDETPDRISILELSSFQLMTLSVSPDVGVVLRVSTEHLDWHKSVEEYRDAKANLVRWQKREGTCVYLKDAEPTAKIASESPAKTKYAVSLADGASNGDGDAVIDGATLTIDGSTLYLADCKVRGIYQLENMAAATLACKALGVKVADAFEALKSYETLPFRMEFKGEKRGIEFYNDSYATRPDATIAATGSMKRPFALILGGSEKNADFTELSEILVKQRPNLKRVALIGATAERMLADLKKAGVDEAGIKTAIFPTLEDAFADSLNIGEGGTVIMSPACASFGLFKNYKVRGQVFDKLVAEV; encoded by the coding sequence ATGCAAAACACACTCGTTTCTCCGGTTGGAATTTTGGGCTTTGGCGTTGAAGGTCAGAGCACGTTGCATTACCTTTTCCGCGAAGGCATCAAGGACATTGTCGTGATGGACAAGAACCCGGTGACACTCCCGGATGTGCCTGCGGGCGTGAACGTCAAGGTCAGCAGTGGTGAAAACTATTTGGACGGGCTCAAGGACTGCGTGACGGTCGTGCGTTCGGCTGGTGTTTATCCGATGAGTCCGGAGCTTTTCAAGTTCCAGATGAACGGCGGACTCATGACGAGCCAGATCCAGCTGTTTTTAGAACAAACTCAATCTAAAGCGACAGTAGGTGTCACGGGAACGCTCGGCAAGGGTTCTACCGTGAGCATGATCAGCCACATTTTGGACAAGTGTGGTAAGGCTAACGCCATCGGCGGAAACTTTGGCGTGCCGGCATTGGACTTGCTTGAAGACGAGACTCCGGACCGTATCAGCATTTTAGAACTTTCAAGCTTCCAGCTTATGACTTTGTCCGTATCGCCAGATGTAGGCGTAGTGTTGCGTGTTTCAACGGAACATTTGGACTGGCACAAGAGCGTTGAAGAATACCGCGATGCAAAGGCTAATCTTGTGCGCTGGCAAAAGCGCGAAGGCACGTGCGTTTATCTGAAAGACGCGGAGCCGACGGCAAAGATTGCATCGGAAAGCCCGGCCAAGACAAAGTACGCAGTAAGCCTTGCCGATGGTGCAAGCAACGGTGACGGCGATGCCGTGATTGACGGAGCAACACTTACGATTGACGGTTCTACGCTTTACCTCGCCGACTGCAAAGTGCGAGGCATTTACCAGCTCGAAAACATGGCTGCGGCAACGCTCGCCTGCAAGGCTTTGGGTGTTAAAGTTGCCGATGCATTTGAAGCGCTCAAGAGCTACGAAACGCTCCCCTTCCGCATGGAATTCAAGGGCGAAAAGCGCGGTATTGAATTCTACAACGACAGCTACGCCACACGTCCGGACGCAACGATTGCGGCAACAGGCAGCATGAAGCGTCCGTTTGCGTTGATTCTCGGCGGTTCTGAAAAGAACGCTGACTTTACGGAACTTTCAGAAATCCTCGTGAAGCAGCGCCCAAACCTGAAGCGCGTTGCGCTGATCGGTGCAACAGCCGAGCGCATGCTCGCAGACTTGAAGAAAGCTGGCGTGGACGAAGCGGGAATCAAGACCGCCATCTTCCCCACGCTCGAGGATGCTTTTGCAGATAGCTTGAACATTGGCGAAGGCGGAACGGTCATTATGAGCCCCGCATGCGCAAGCTTTGGGCTGTTCAAGAACTACAAAGTCCGCGGGCAGGTGTTTGACAAGCTTGTTGCAGAGGTATAA
- the secG gene encoding preprotein translocase subunit SecG: MTTLFWVLIVLHVFLCLFLALLVLVQNDKMGGLAGLGGMTSQSAFSTAGAATFIQKLTRVVAVIFFIVVFALSLITAKQDQTVEESTMQKATRESAAEQAPAIPTLPATFNAPAEAAPAAPAAAEVKAEAPVAPAAEVKAEAAPAPEAAAPAEAPKAKKGKKKAK, encoded by the coding sequence ATGACAACTCTCTTTTGGGTATTGATCGTCCTCCACGTGTTTCTCTGCTTGTTCCTCGCTCTCCTCGTTCTCGTCCAGAACGACAAGATGGGCGGCTTGGCAGGTCTCGGTGGCATGACTTCGCAATCTGCATTTTCTACCGCCGGCGCAGCGACCTTCATCCAGAAGTTGACCCGTGTCGTTGCTGTGATTTTCTTCATCGTGGTTTTCGCTCTTAGCCTTATCACGGCAAAGCAGGATCAGACTGTTGAAGAATCGACCATGCAGAAGGCAACTCGAGAAAGCGCTGCAGAACAGGCTCCTGCCATTCCGACTCTCCCGGCAACATTCAACGCTCCGGCTGAAGCAGCTCCTGCTGCACCGGCTGCCGCTGAAGTCAAGGCAGAAGCTCCGGTCGCTCCTGCCGCCGAAGTGAAGGCCGAAGCCGCTCCGGCTCCTGAAGCTGCTGCTCCGGCAGAAGCTCCGAAGGCCAAGAAAGGCAAGAAGAAAGCCAAGTAA
- the tpiA gene encoding triose-phosphate isomerase yields the protein MRQYIIAGNWKMNKTVSESVQLAKDIVEAVKDVKKTEVVIAPTYLAAAKVADVVKGTNVKLAIQDIHWKDQGAYTGKVSIDMVKEIGAEYVIIGHSEQRQYFHETEETVNLKVKKTLEAGLKPIICIGETLDQRNGGILKEVLGLQIKGAFKDVSAEDAAKCVLAYEPVWAIGTGVTATDEQAEETQAYVRSVVKEIYGEAVAEGMRIQYGGSMKGANAAGLLAQKDIDGGLIGGAGLKANTFKEIIDAAEAK from the coding sequence ATGCGTCAGTATATCATTGCTGGTAACTGGAAGATGAACAAGACCGTTAGCGAATCCGTTCAGCTCGCTAAGGATATCGTGGAAGCCGTCAAGGACGTGAAGAAGACCGAAGTCGTGATCGCTCCGACTTACCTCGCTGCTGCTAAGGTTGCAGACGTCGTGAAGGGCACGAACGTGAAGCTCGCTATCCAGGACATCCACTGGAAGGACCAGGGCGCATACACTGGTAAGGTTTCCATTGACATGGTCAAGGAAATCGGTGCTGAATACGTGATCATCGGTCACTCCGAACAGCGTCAGTACTTCCACGAAACGGAAGAAACCGTGAACCTCAAGGTCAAGAAGACTCTCGAAGCTGGCCTCAAGCCGATCATCTGCATTGGTGAAACTCTCGACCAGCGCAACGGCGGCATCCTCAAGGAAGTTCTCGGCCTCCAGATCAAGGGCGCTTTCAAGGACGTTTCTGCTGAAGACGCTGCTAAGTGCGTTCTCGCATACGAACCGGTTTGGGCAATCGGTACTGGCGTTACCGCTACCGACGAACAGGCTGAAGAAACTCAGGCTTACGTCCGCTCCGTTGTTAAGGAAATCTACGGCGAAGCTGTTGCAGAAGGCATGCGCATTCAGTACGGTGGCTCCATGAAGGGTGCCAACGCAGCTGGCCTCCTCGCTCAGAAGGACATCGACGGCGGTCTCATTGGTGGTGCAGGCCTCAAGGCTAACACCTTCAAGGAAATCATCGACGCTGCTGAAGCCAAGTAA